The Lycium ferocissimum isolate CSIRO_LF1 chromosome 10, AGI_CSIRO_Lferr_CH_V1, whole genome shotgun sequence genome window below encodes:
- the LOC132033597 gene encoding GATA transcription factor 19-like isoform X2 has product MMGANPRPLQARRPYEDHAPLMEEDDDEETMDDDVSMTEVLNGGVVEVCRSSELTLAFEGEVYVFPAVTPDKVQAVLLLLGGCDIPTAVPTVELPFDNKVEDLPKQANHSRRFASLVRFREKRKERCFDKKIRYSVRKEVAQRMHRKNGQFASLKSTSGSSSCDSTKSSLEGDGTQHSETLPGKCHHCGVSENCTPAMRRGPDGPRTLCNACGLKWANKGTPDNPVKAFAEGSLDHCADGEKNRFSSGSNLANEIPVGIISSSSNFVEQETLDFGNDSKTELVIPANFD; this is encoded by the exons ATGATGGGGGCGAATCCACGGCCACTGCAGGCGCGTCGTCCGTACGAGGATCACGCGCCGCTGATGGAggaggatgatgatgaagagACTATGGATGATGACGTAAGCATGACGGAGGTTTTGAATGGAGGAGTAGTGGAAGTATGTAGAAGTAGTGAGCTTACTCTTGCTTTTGAAGGAGAAGTTTATGTTTTTCCTGCAGTCACTCCAGATAAG GTGCAAGCAGTGCTCTTACTATTGGGGGGATGTGACATTCCTACTGCTGTTCCCACTGTTGAACTTCCATTCGACAACAAG GTTGAAGATTTGCCAAAGCAAGCTAATCATTCGAGAAGATTTGCCTCCTTGGTTAGGTTCCGAGAGAAGCGAAAGGAGAGATGTTTTGACAAGAAAATTAGATATAGTGTCAGGAAAGAGGTTGCTCAAAG GATGCATAGGAAGAATGGTCAGTTTGCATCTTTGAAATCAACTTCTGGATCTTCTAGCTGCGACTCAACCAAGAGTAGCCTTGAAGGAGACGGCACACAACATTCTGAAACTCT TCCTGGAAAGTGTCACCATTGTGGCGTGAGTGAAAATTGTACGCCAGCGATGCGTCGTGGGCCAGATGGACCAAGGACACTCTGCAATGCATGTGGACTAAAGTGGGCAAACAAG GGAACTCCTGACAATCCCGTGAAGGCATTTGCTGAAGGATCTCTTGACCATTGTGCTGATGGGGAAAAG AATCGATTCAGCTCCGGAAGCAATCTTGCAAATGAGATACCTGTGGGTATCATTAGTTCTTCTAGTAATTTTGTTGAGCAG GAAACTCTTGATTTTGGAAATGATTCCAAAACTGAGCTTGTCATTCCTGCAAACTTTGACTA G
- the LOC132033600 gene encoding uncharacterized protein LOC132033600 translates to MDIEVDHYAVLDLPSGEEGAKLSEKDISKAYKKKALELHPDKRRGDPNADLNFQKLKTSYEILKDESARKLFDGLLRVKREKIQRQSQQDSKRRKMMSDLEARERAASQEEEERIARKLKEEIARIRAMHSRKVSTSQKEAQTRAKVILTSVDKEKVVKVWDKNFEDSVLEKMRKTAQREKNNAEAP, encoded by the coding sequence ATGGATATTGAAGTTGATCATTATGCTGTGTTGGATTTGCCCTCTGGTGAGGAAGGGGCCAAGCTTTCTGAGAAAGACATATCTAAAGCctataaaaagaaagcattagaGTTGCATCCAGACAAGAGGCGCGGTGATCCAAATGCTGACTTGAACTTTCAAAAGCTGAAGACTTCATATGAGATTCTCAAGGACGAGAGTGCGAGGAAGTTATTTGATGGTCTACTTCGCGTGAAGCGTGAGAAGATACAACGCCAATCACAACAAGATTCAAAACGCAGAAAGATGATGTCAGATCTCGAGGCAAGAGAGCGTGCTGCCTCTCAAGAAGAGGAGGAACGAATTGCTAGAAAACTTAAAGAAGAAATTGCTCGAATTCGTGCAATGCATTCAAGGAAAGTGTCTACTTCACAGAAAGAGGCACAGACAAGGGCTAAGGTGATTTTGACTAGCGTAGACAAGGAAAAGGTGGTTAAAGTATGGGACAAAAATTTTGAAGACTCGGTATTAGAAAAAATGAGAAAGACTGCtcaaagggaaaaaaacaaTGCGGAAGCTCCTTAA
- the LOC132035368 gene encoding GATA transcription factor 25-like, giving the protein MNSEMQEMNVGNNLAFDNLPVGYDGGVDGVNVNVTMPHYTVYSASDVSLQNGEANLDQLTLSFRGKIYVFDGVTTQKVQSVFQLLGGYEYSPGTQAVGSSSANQKDFVDYPVRCADPKRRESLIRFYEKREKRCYGKKIRYDVRQEVAFRMKRKNGRFALKGSTGAKQDDKPPEETWCIHCGTSSKNTPMMRRGPAGPRTLCNACGLTWANKGIMRNLYRASYDNSLLTELEDEEHKNSDNGAPA; this is encoded by the exons ATGAACTCTGAAATGCAAGAAATGAATGTGGGGAACAACTTGGCTTTTGATAATTTACCGGTTGGGTATGATGGTGGGGTGGATGGTGTTAATGTTAATGTCACAATGCCTCATTATACAGTTTATAGTGCTTCTGATGTTTCTCTGCAAAATGGAGAGGCTAATCTTGACCAGCTTACTTTATCATTTCGTGGCAAAATTTATGTTTTTGATGGTGTTACTACTCAGAAG GTCCAATCGgtttttcaacttttgggtGGATATGAGTATTCTCCGGGTACGCAAGCTGTAGGTTCATCGAGTGCCAACCAGAAG GACTTTGTGGACTATCCAGTGCGCTGTGCAGATCCAAAAAGACGTGAATCCCTCATTCGATTTTATGAAAAGAGGGAAAAGAGATGCTATGGAAAGAAAATCAGATATGATGTTCGCCAAGAAGTTGCATTCAG GATGAAGCGCAAGAATGGACGATTTGCTCTAAAAGGTTCGACTGGAGCAAAACAGGACGACAAACCGCCAGAAGAAACTTG GTGCATCCATTGCGGAACTAGTTCAAAGAACACCCCTATGATGAGGCGTGGTCCTGCTGGCCCGAGAACTCTTTGCAATGCATGTGGCCTCACTTGGGCAAATAAG GGGATAATGAGGAATCTCTACAGGGCATCCTATGACAATTCTCTGCTCACAGAACTAGAG gatgaagaacataaaaACTCCGACAATGGAGCTCCTGCTTAG
- the LOC132033597 gene encoding GATA transcription factor 19-like isoform X1 yields MMGANPRPLQARRPYEDHAPLMEEDDDEETMDDDVSMTEVLNGGVVEVCRSSELTLAFEGEVYVFPAVTPDKVQAVLLLLGGCDIPTAVPTVELPFDNKVEDLPKQANHSRRFASLVRFREKRKERCFDKKIRYSVRKEVAQRMHRKNGQFASLKSTSGSSSCDSTKSSLEGDGTQHSETLPGKCHHCGVSENCTPAMRRGPDGPRTLCNACGLKWANKGTLRDLSKGGRKISVEPNELGTPDNPVKAFAEGSLDHCADGEKNRFSSGSNLANEIPVGIISSSSNFVEQETLDFGNDSKTELVIPANFD; encoded by the exons ATGATGGGGGCGAATCCACGGCCACTGCAGGCGCGTCGTCCGTACGAGGATCACGCGCCGCTGATGGAggaggatgatgatgaagagACTATGGATGATGACGTAAGCATGACGGAGGTTTTGAATGGAGGAGTAGTGGAAGTATGTAGAAGTAGTGAGCTTACTCTTGCTTTTGAAGGAGAAGTTTATGTTTTTCCTGCAGTCACTCCAGATAAG GTGCAAGCAGTGCTCTTACTATTGGGGGGATGTGACATTCCTACTGCTGTTCCCACTGTTGAACTTCCATTCGACAACAAG GTTGAAGATTTGCCAAAGCAAGCTAATCATTCGAGAAGATTTGCCTCCTTGGTTAGGTTCCGAGAGAAGCGAAAGGAGAGATGTTTTGACAAGAAAATTAGATATAGTGTCAGGAAAGAGGTTGCTCAAAG GATGCATAGGAAGAATGGTCAGTTTGCATCTTTGAAATCAACTTCTGGATCTTCTAGCTGCGACTCAACCAAGAGTAGCCTTGAAGGAGACGGCACACAACATTCTGAAACTCT TCCTGGAAAGTGTCACCATTGTGGCGTGAGTGAAAATTGTACGCCAGCGATGCGTCGTGGGCCAGATGGACCAAGGACACTCTGCAATGCATGTGGACTAAAGTGGGCAAACAAG GGAACGTTGAGAGATCTAAGCAAGGGAGGGAGGAAAATTTCTGTTGAACCGAATGAACTT GGAACTCCTGACAATCCCGTGAAGGCATTTGCTGAAGGATCTCTTGACCATTGTGCTGATGGGGAAAAG AATCGATTCAGCTCCGGAAGCAATCTTGCAAATGAGATACCTGTGGGTATCATTAGTTCTTCTAGTAATTTTGTTGAGCAG GAAACTCTTGATTTTGGAAATGATTCCAAAACTGAGCTTGTCATTCCTGCAAACTTTGACTA G